A section of the Flavobacterium ardleyense genome encodes:
- a CDS encoding tyrosine-type recombinase/integrase, with translation MNYSFRLKYPNLDKESLIYFTASFKNEGKTFVYSTGENIHPNDWDFANKRPANLSGRKKDAELRRAIDIQLSRYSNFYIELLSRYKTIDEVLTIEKAKEEFNIEFKKVNKNTSDFFKVYDLFLVFKREDNSDQANTETTINRYEYNRKLLEDFQVSKNYNLRFNTINRDFYNSFISYCVQTKNHSANTLSRNVGLFKTFMNWALFHKYTYNDDYKNFKNIKRFKTDEIALTKEQVDEIANFDLGDNDKLIRVRDLFIFGCSTGMRYSNYSTIKKNDVVDDFINVVDAKDRSKSLSIPLNKFSRGILERYDFKLPKISNQKFNDYLKELFEKMEYNDVVKKTMRYGNDIIETESALSERVSSHTARRSFITIMKNEGVPDKVIMSYTGHKSIEVFNNYYRPNQDHRINFMNNVWK, from the coding sequence ATGAATTATTCTTTCAGACTTAAATATCCAAACTTAGATAAGGAATCCCTCATCTATTTTACTGCTTCATTCAAGAATGAAGGTAAAACTTTTGTTTACTCTACAGGTGAAAATATTCATCCTAATGATTGGGATTTTGCCAACAAAAGACCTGCGAATCTTTCTGGAAGAAAAAAGGATGCTGAATTAAGAAGAGCGATAGATATCCAACTTTCGAGATACTCTAATTTTTACATAGAATTATTAAGCCGGTATAAGACAATCGACGAAGTGTTAACAATCGAAAAAGCAAAAGAAGAGTTCAATATTGAGTTTAAAAAAGTAAACAAAAATACAAGCGACTTTTTTAAAGTCTATGACCTGTTTTTGGTATTTAAGAGAGAAGACAATTCTGATCAGGCAAATACTGAAACAACAATTAATCGATATGAGTATAACAGAAAATTATTGGAAGATTTTCAGGTAAGCAAAAATTACAATCTAAGATTTAATACAATCAATAGAGATTTTTATAATTCATTCATTAGTTATTGCGTGCAAACCAAAAATCATTCAGCCAATACCCTTAGCAGAAATGTAGGTCTGTTCAAGACTTTTATGAATTGGGCGCTATTTCATAAATATACTTACAATGACGACTACAAGAACTTTAAAAATATTAAGCGATTTAAAACCGACGAAATTGCATTAACTAAAGAGCAAGTAGATGAAATTGCAAACTTTGATCTAGGCGATAACGATAAGCTTATACGAGTTCGCGATTTGTTTATTTTCGGATGCAGCACTGGAATGCGCTATAGCAATTACAGCACGATTAAGAAAAATGATGTTGTTGATGATTTTATTAATGTTGTTGACGCAAAAGATCGCTCGAAATCTTTGTCAATTCCACTCAATAAATTTTCGAGAGGTATTCTAGAAAGGTATGATTTTAAATTACCGAAGATTTCCAATCAGAAATTTAATGATTATCTCAAGGAGCTTTTCGAAAAAATGGAATACAACGATGTTGTAAAGAAAACTATGCGTTACGGTAATGACATTATAGAAACAGAATCTGCTTTATCTGAAAGAGTTAGCTCACACACAGCGAGAAGGTCATTTATTACGATTATGAAAAACGAGGGGGTTCCAGATAAAGTAATAATGAGCTACACTGGCCATAAGAGTATTGAAGTTTTTAATAACTACTACCGACCGAATCAAGATCATCGAATCAATTTTATGAATAACGTATGGAAATAA
- a CDS encoding DUF3987 domain-containing protein: MATTNNGAPNTLGSIRGSNISFKNKDTENNSKIDLSDLEKDFSVLTEKNENPFPTEVFPKDLQAIIYHAHNNYQFSIDYLGAGCLSAMSAAIGISYKVEVLQGWLEKCNLFMVIVGRTGDAKSHALNFCFKPIQKREKALFQKYEQEMRDYERSLGGDQEKVEKPFLERLLINDSTPEALIQAHSNNKRSLCIYMDELHGWIKNFNRYNSSGEEQTYLTLWSGGVITVDRVSSKSIRLDDPFIGVIGGTQISVLKEFAKGGRSANGFLDRMLFVFPEVQKNIKWSDNKQDEIIMQNYFAIITDLIDLKLNPNNESNIICFEAEAKKFLFDWQNARPENYLFEYERSIEVKLQQYVIRFALILQLVFNICEDKTDKEIQLFAVKGGIKLFEYFYFNAIKVRDETIKKNYNESLSELQRTILDDLPSNSSFSTADAIKIACIIVNGKPRISERQVKTYLKDRKLFKKVSHGFYQKIQ, translated from the coding sequence ATGGCGACTACAAACAACGGAGCCCCCAATACCTTAGGAAGTATTAGAGGCTCAAATATTTCATTCAAAAACAAAGATACCGAAAATAATAGTAAAATAGATCTGTCAGATTTAGAAAAAGATTTTTCTGTCTTAACCGAAAAAAATGAGAATCCTTTTCCAACCGAGGTCTTCCCTAAAGATTTGCAAGCCATAATCTATCACGCTCATAATAATTATCAATTTTCCATAGACTATTTAGGTGCTGGATGTCTTTCGGCGATGTCCGCGGCAATAGGTATTTCCTATAAAGTTGAAGTTCTCCAAGGTTGGCTAGAAAAATGTAATTTATTTATGGTGATCGTTGGTCGAACAGGAGATGCGAAAAGTCACGCTTTAAACTTTTGTTTTAAACCAATCCAAAAAAGAGAAAAGGCGCTCTTTCAAAAGTATGAGCAAGAAATGAGAGATTATGAAAGAAGCTTAGGCGGTGATCAAGAAAAAGTAGAAAAACCATTTTTGGAACGTTTATTAATAAATGACTCAACTCCAGAAGCTCTTATTCAAGCACATTCAAACAATAAACGATCCCTTTGCATTTATATGGATGAACTTCATGGATGGATTAAAAATTTTAATAGATACAACAGTTCCGGTGAAGAGCAGACTTATCTGACCTTATGGAGTGGTGGCGTGATAACTGTTGACAGAGTTTCTAGCAAAAGTATTCGTCTAGACGATCCTTTCATTGGAGTAATCGGAGGCACACAGATTTCTGTTCTCAAAGAATTTGCAAAAGGTGGAAGAAGCGCTAATGGTTTTTTAGACAGAATGCTTTTTGTTTTTCCTGAAGTCCAAAAAAACATTAAGTGGAGCGATAACAAACAAGATGAAATAATCATGCAAAATTATTTTGCAATTATCACCGACCTTATTGACCTCAAGTTAAATCCAAATAACGAATCTAATATAATTTGTTTTGAGGCCGAAGCAAAAAAATTCCTATTCGACTGGCAAAACGCTCGTCCAGAAAATTATTTATTTGAATACGAAAGAAGTATTGAAGTGAAATTGCAACAGTATGTTATACGCTTTGCTTTAATTCTGCAACTAGTGTTTAATATTTGCGAGGATAAAACAGATAAAGAAATTCAACTCTTCGCAGTAAAAGGTGGCATCAAATTGTTCGAATATTTTTACTTTAATGCTATAAAGGTTAGAGACGAAACGATTAAGAAAAACTACAATGAGTCTTTATCAGAACTTCAAAGAACCATTCTCGATGATTTACCTAGCAATAGTAGCTTTTCTACGGCGGATGCTATAAAGATTGCTTGCATCATAGTTAATGGTAAACCCAGGATAAGCGAACGTCAAGTCAAAACTTATTTAAAAGATAGAAAATTGTTCAAAAAAGTTTCTCACGGTTTTTATCAAAAGATACAATAA
- a CDS encoding relaxase/mobilization nuclease domain-containing protein has translation MPIGEAHKSGESFSGLAEYILAQGIYAPDSVSKKPEVIFRNHVYASDYLSLGKEFREQAKENQRVKKPVMHLTVNFKTADEISSKSQKLFVQKVMNEMGVKNDNHQYVVVQHNDKHPHYHIIINRVGLDGITLSDSNSKLRIGTAVDKIEKEMGLDNYLEKTRAFIYDPVKGYKINENREIKKGLPRIQMIKDRKVGIQDKKNFVQKNVLKILNNPRTTTIKDLKIQLSHLNIELRHTENVKQQIAVSFRYEGLAVKGTQIQLKGALIKKQLEANLATLNQFNEKNNVNQFAGKMASRLDSSLKEIIDTYKTGISPDMKKIFAKNDIVFDEKSKFTYEGNQLDVKAIITFEKHCREKLESAKNKFAQDTARFKMISKQKYKNGVFGLLTPEQKRFNEILSLQKDSLIKPELIVEIDANEIYNPLGNQFTAIFNEIAKMPIENSGAYIPDYNIHEDEKDSNIFKAQTQNEYSYSNSILQQSGGSAEEDEEPKRKRRFKR, from the coding sequence ATGCCTATAGGAGAAGCTCATAAATCAGGAGAATCGTTTAGTGGATTAGCCGAATATATTTTAGCTCAAGGAATTTACGCACCGGATTCTGTTTCAAAAAAACCTGAAGTAATTTTTAGAAATCACGTCTATGCTTCAGATTACCTGTCATTAGGAAAAGAATTTAGAGAGCAAGCCAAAGAAAATCAGCGCGTCAAGAAGCCAGTAATGCATCTTACCGTAAACTTTAAAACTGCTGATGAAATCTCATCGAAAAGCCAGAAATTATTTGTTCAAAAGGTAATGAATGAAATGGGAGTGAAAAATGACAATCATCAATATGTTGTTGTACAACATAATGATAAGCATCCTCACTATCATATTATTATAAATCGTGTTGGTTTAGATGGTATCACATTATCTGATAGCAATTCCAAGTTAAGAATAGGAACCGCAGTCGATAAAATAGAAAAGGAGATGGGCTTAGATAATTATTTAGAAAAAACCAGAGCATTTATTTATGATCCAGTAAAAGGTTACAAAATAAATGAGAATCGAGAGATAAAGAAAGGACTACCAAGAATTCAAATGATCAAAGACAGAAAAGTGGGCATTCAAGACAAGAAAAACTTTGTTCAAAAAAACGTCTTGAAAATTTTAAACAATCCAAGAACCACTACTATTAAAGATCTAAAGATTCAATTATCACATTTGAACATCGAGCTTAGGCACACTGAAAATGTAAAGCAGCAGATAGCAGTATCTTTTAGATATGAAGGACTTGCGGTTAAAGGAACTCAAATTCAACTTAAAGGCGCACTTATAAAGAAACAACTCGAAGCTAACCTAGCGACTTTAAATCAATTTAATGAAAAGAATAATGTGAATCAGTTTGCAGGTAAAATGGCATCGAGACTTGATTCTAGTCTAAAAGAAATTATAGACACTTATAAGACGGGAATTAGTCCAGATATGAAGAAAATCTTTGCCAAGAATGATATTGTATTCGATGAGAAATCGAAGTTTACATACGAGGGTAATCAGTTAGATGTAAAAGCTATAATAACTTTTGAAAAGCACTGCAGGGAAAAATTGGAATCAGCAAAAAATAAATTCGCCCAGGATACGGCTCGGTTTAAAATGATTTCAAAACAAAAATATAAAAATGGAGTCTTCGGACTTTTGACGCCAGAACAAAAGAGATTTAATGAAATACTGAGCCTGCAGAAAGATAGTCTGATCAAGCCTGAATTGATTGTAGAAATTGACGCAAACGAAATCTACAACCCACTAGGCAACCAATTTACAGCCATTTTTAATGAAATTGCCAAGATGCCTATAGAAAACTCTGGCGCTTATATTCCCGATTATAACATTCATGAAGATGAAAAAGACAGCAATATTTTTAAAGCTCAAACACAGAATGAATACTCTTATTCAAACTCAATTTTGCAGCAAAGTGGTGGTTCAGCAGAAGAGGACGAAGAACCGAAAAGAAAACGAAGATTTAAACGCTAA
- a CDS encoding plasmid mobilization protein — translation MEPKKDTFIKFRITENEKKIISARALESKGTLSEFARFMLTNGEVINITKEERKILAGLANNVNQLVKLFHQKQYQPKGLLEELTTTLIHLKNAYRRSS, via the coding sequence ATGGAACCAAAAAAAGACACATTTATAAAATTTCGAATTACCGAAAATGAAAAAAAAATAATCAGTGCTAGAGCACTAGAAAGCAAAGGGACTTTAAGTGAATTTGCAAGATTTATGCTTACCAATGGAGAGGTAATAAATATCACCAAGGAGGAGCGAAAAATATTAGCGGGTCTCGCGAACAATGTTAATCAACTAGTAAAATTATTTCATCAGAAACAGTATCAACCAAAAGGATTGCTGGAAGAACTTACAACAACTTTAATACATCTTAAAAATGCCTATAGGAGAAGCTCATAA
- a CDS encoding helix-turn-helix domain-containing protein — MNNPFEPLHNELIELKSLVLQLLQKPEEDLSNKLYTLNEASAILNVDRQTVRNHIDRGTITATFIGRRILIGHTELYDALNQIKSIKYKR; from the coding sequence ATGAACAATCCTTTTGAACCATTACACAACGAATTAATTGAACTTAAAAGTTTAGTACTTCAATTACTTCAAAAACCAGAAGAAGACCTATCTAATAAGCTTTATACTTTAAATGAAGCATCTGCAATACTAAATGTAGATAGGCAAACTGTGCGCAACCATATCGACCGAGGAACAATTACTGCTACATTTATTGGTAGACGAATTCTTATCGGACACACAGAGCTTTATGATGCACTCAATCAAATAAAATCTATTAAATATAAAAGGTAA
- a CDS encoding DUF6371 domain-containing protein, with translation MFKYTLEKKSQKIKCPSCGEKRFVRYVDSASGELLADNVGRCDREINCAYHYPPKQFFKDTGSNYEALTKNIERKSLVHQKTSFHNLKDVENTLKDYDKNNFILFLQSHFGKMSVENLLIDYRIGTVNNWFNSTIFWQVDQDQKVRGGKIIGYNENGKRTKYINWIHSIQRKSGDIENFNLDQCLFGLHLIGKYDNTIAIVESEKTACIMSLLFDKYLWMATGSLGGLNIKKLKVLKDRKIILYPDLGLNLKSSSPFEQWKAKCEVYQKMGFDIKISNLLEQNSTNFQRAEGLDIADYFLQSLQRAPERILSKQQKSFLNLYQKNNNLKTLVEFFDLTFSNGEEIDCKD, from the coding sequence ATGTTTAAATATACCTTAGAAAAAAAATCACAGAAAATTAAGTGCCCTTCGTGTGGTGAAAAAAGATTCGTTCGATATGTCGATTCAGCAAGTGGAGAGTTGCTGGCAGACAATGTTGGCAGATGTGATCGTGAAATAAATTGTGCATATCATTATCCTCCAAAGCAATTCTTTAAAGATACTGGAAGCAACTACGAAGCTCTTACAAAAAACATAGAACGTAAATCTTTAGTTCATCAAAAAACTTCATTTCATAATTTGAAAGATGTTGAAAACACATTAAAGGATTATGACAAGAATAATTTCATTTTATTTCTACAAAGTCATTTTGGAAAAATGAGCGTTGAAAATCTTTTAATTGATTATCGAATTGGTACAGTGAACAACTGGTTCAATTCTACTATTTTTTGGCAGGTAGATCAGGATCAAAAAGTCCGAGGTGGTAAAATCATAGGTTATAATGAAAATGGCAAACGAACAAAGTATATCAATTGGATTCATTCAATCCAGCGAAAGAGTGGAGATATAGAGAATTTTAATTTAGATCAGTGCCTGTTTGGTCTACATCTAATTGGCAAATATGATAATACCATTGCAATCGTAGAATCTGAGAAAACTGCTTGTATTATGAGTTTACTTTTTGATAAATATTTGTGGATGGCAACGGGAAGTTTAGGTGGGTTAAATATCAAAAAATTGAAAGTATTAAAAGATAGAAAAATCATCCTTTATCCAGATTTAGGATTAAATCTTAAAAGCTCCTCCCCTTTCGAACAATGGAAAGCTAAATGTGAAGTATATCAGAAAATGGGCTTTGATATTAAAATCTCAAATCTGCTAGAACAAAATTCTACAAATTTTCAAAGAGCTGAAGGATTAGATATTGCTGATTATTTTTTGCAAAGCTTACAACGTGCACCTGAGAGGATTCTATCGAAACAGCAAAAATCATTTCTTAATTTATATCAGAAAAACAATAATTTAAAAACTCTGGTGGAATTTTTTGATTTGACATTTAGCAATGGAGAAGAAATCGATTGTAAAGATTAA